A window of the Streptomyces sp. NBC_01351 genome harbors these coding sequences:
- a CDS encoding LLM class flavin-dependent oxidoreductase, with amino-acid sequence MTDYSVLLPCVPRRLEQALPFAGLVRWTGATRLWQGQAMVMEPHQTFTGLAGAGFRVPTGFGVTLMPLRHPYEAALQARSVALATGEPVIAGFGPGAKAFQENILGAAYEKPLQVARQYVTAVRRLLDGETVVMDGPHLTFRGQLAPVAAPRVDVGLGVLRPAMARLAGEVADVVITWLTPPGYLRDVIMPAVAEGAERAGRTSLPRVVAMVPTGLEKEGREGDGPERLALAGNAAHMGAPHYLDMLGRAGVDVGSGRIEDVARGVVETGAFAGGDLPQVVKALRAYEEVGVDEIVLNTTAVHKLFGTQESLADLSAILRAVTAPQH; translated from the coding sequence ATGACCGACTACTCCGTGCTCCTCCCGTGCGTCCCCCGGCGCCTGGAGCAGGCCCTCCCCTTCGCCGGACTGGTCCGGTGGACCGGGGCGACCCGCCTCTGGCAGGGGCAGGCCATGGTGATGGAGCCCCACCAGACCTTCACCGGTCTGGCCGGGGCCGGGTTCCGGGTTCCGACCGGCTTCGGTGTCACGCTGATGCCCCTGCGCCACCCGTACGAGGCCGCGCTGCAGGCGAGGTCCGTGGCGCTGGCCACCGGGGAACCGGTGATCGCGGGCTTCGGTCCGGGAGCCAAGGCCTTCCAGGAGAACATCCTCGGCGCGGCGTACGAGAAGCCGCTCCAGGTGGCGCGCCAGTACGTGACGGCGGTGCGCCGTCTGCTCGACGGCGAGACGGTCGTCATGGACGGTCCGCACCTGACGTTCCGCGGGCAGCTGGCTCCGGTCGCGGCGCCCAGGGTCGACGTGGGTCTGGGAGTGCTGCGGCCGGCGATGGCGCGGCTGGCGGGCGAGGTGGCGGACGTCGTGATCACGTGGCTGACGCCGCCCGGATACCTGAGGGACGTCATCATGCCCGCGGTGGCCGAAGGCGCCGAACGGGCGGGGCGGACGTCACTGCCCCGTGTCGTCGCCATGGTTCCGACGGGGCTGGAGAAGGAGGGCCGGGAGGGCGACGGGCCCGAACGGCTGGCTTTGGCCGGCAACGCGGCGCACATGGGGGCCCCGCACTACCTGGACATGCTCGGCCGGGCGGGTGTGGACGTCGGCTCCGGGCGGATCGAGGACGTGGCGCGCGGGGTCGTGGAGACCGGCGCGTTCGCGGGAGGCGATCTGCCGCAGGTGGTCAAGGCCCTCCGGGCCTACGAAGAGGTGGGGGTGGACGAGATCGTCCTGAACACCACCGCCGTTCACAAGCTTTTCGGCACCCAGGAGTCGCTCGCCGACCTGTCGGCGATCCTGCGGGCCGTCACGGCACCGCAGCACTGA
- a CDS encoding anthrone oxygenase family protein, with product MTSTTTQSVTLVAATVGTGLMAGLYFAFDISVMPGLGRGDDHTYVTAMRNMNEAIDNGLFGLLFLGAFLATGVAAAQQQRGGRPDAARWGWVAFALYGLSLLVTAIVNIPLNNQLARAGADVSAARSRFGGRWTSGNVVRTVACTAALAALGRVMTLHGRASAAA from the coding sequence GTGACCAGCACGACGACGCAATCCGTGACCCTGGTGGCCGCGACGGTGGGCACCGGCCTGATGGCCGGCCTCTACTTCGCCTTCGACATCTCGGTGATGCCGGGCCTGGGCCGCGGCGACGACCACACGTACGTGACCGCGATGCGGAACATGAACGAGGCCATCGACAACGGCCTGTTCGGCCTGCTGTTCCTGGGCGCCTTCCTCGCGACCGGGGTCGCGGCAGCACAGCAGCAGCGCGGCGGCCGCCCCGACGCCGCGCGCTGGGGCTGGGTGGCCTTCGCGCTGTACGGGCTGTCGCTGCTGGTCACGGCGATCGTGAACATCCCCCTCAACAACCAGCTCGCACGGGCCGGGGCCGACGTCTCGGCGGCCCGCTCCCGCTTCGGCGGCCGTTGGACCTCCGGCAACGTCGTGCGCACGGTGGCCTGTACGGCTGCCCTCGCCGCGCTGGGCCGCGTGATGACCCTGCACGGCCGCGCGTCGGCCGCCGCGTAG
- the mpaB gene encoding daptide biosynthesis RiPP recognition protein, producing the protein MDMTDRGRLKQHLISWATASPLAGPPGAGVGTLVLADAAHIPAVTAAGLVGPRTLLLAPDDGTGGPASAVGYQGSLTEPGDEFSNGQDFFLQTHAYAASPFMTVFGPTVVRVFDQNDFEAFLADADRALTEGVFPEFLITSSVLLADPAALSGAHDPVDGPALRLYADRDGQVSTSPTGAVLGTVDDSLDTLTERFARTGPGAAALDAVLPAETRADALRSRPFLARYLEAVTALRSLMARGVTGLRVSGFGSRLTPELAAAGAAADLADPTLPIVLYGDEDAYVVAGSRLFAVDRRAARALECLLATSGEVGDLVPADEVDQLAELFARHALSLPVPVRVPAAAR; encoded by the coding sequence ATGGACATGACAGATCGTGGACGTCTGAAGCAGCACCTCATCTCCTGGGCCACCGCCTCCCCGCTCGCCGGGCCCCCCGGCGCCGGCGTCGGCACGCTCGTACTGGCCGACGCGGCGCACATCCCCGCCGTCACGGCCGCCGGGCTCGTCGGCCCCCGGACCCTCCTCCTGGCACCCGACGACGGCACCGGCGGCCCCGCCTCCGCCGTCGGCTACCAGGGCAGCCTCACGGAGCCCGGCGACGAGTTCTCCAACGGCCAGGACTTCTTCCTGCAGACCCATGCCTACGCCGCCAGCCCCTTCATGACCGTCTTCGGGCCGACCGTCGTCCGCGTCTTCGACCAGAACGACTTCGAGGCCTTCCTCGCCGACGCCGACCGGGCGCTCACCGAGGGCGTCTTCCCCGAGTTCCTCATCACCTCCTCGGTGCTGCTCGCCGACCCGGCCGCCCTGAGCGGTGCTCACGACCCGGTGGACGGACCGGCCCTGCGCCTCTACGCCGACCGCGACGGACAGGTGTCCACCAGCCCCACCGGAGCGGTGCTCGGCACGGTCGACGACAGCCTCGACACCCTCACGGAACGCTTCGCCCGGACCGGACCCGGCGCCGCCGCGCTGGACGCCGTACTCCCGGCGGAGACACGGGCGGACGCCCTGCGCAGCCGCCCCTTCCTGGCCCGCTACCTCGAAGCCGTCACCGCCCTGCGCAGCCTCATGGCCCGCGGAGTCACCGGCCTGCGGGTCTCCGGGTTCGGTTCCCGGTTGACGCCCGAGCTCGCCGCGGCCGGCGCCGCCGCCGACCTGGCGGACCCGACCCTGCCGATCGTGCTCTACGGGGACGAGGACGCGTACGTCGTGGCCGGCAGCCGCCTGTTCGCCGTCGACCGGCGGGCAGCGCGGGCCCTGGAGTGCCTGCTCGCGACGTCCGGAGAGGTGGGCGACCTCGTCCCCGCCGACGAAGTGGACCAGCTGGCCGAGCTGTTCGCCCGGCACGCCCTGTCGCTGCCCGTACCGGTGCGCGTCCCGGCGGCCGCGCGATGA
- the mpaM gene encoding daptide-type RiPP biosynthesis methyltransferase — protein MAPTTAGTTLAARRTAELGDRARVCGLYDALGAPLYHDLATYDDPETRALLTAVRTTPGPVLDLAAGSGRFTLPLLATGREVTALDLSADMLTLLRTELDRAPASMRARCTVVRGDMSRFALGRSFPHILLGTTSLSLLDEEGRAGLYRSVLAHLAEGGRFLLTVLERGDGDGPDETAVRVTGAGGTVYELYEHWPAGADSRTVTLLPADPPQDDSPVTVCTDRVAVLDLPRLEEELAASGLTITSRLPLSPPGERHHVTLLTTEASR, from the coding sequence ATGGCCCCCACGACGGCCGGCACCACCCTCGCCGCCCGCCGGACGGCGGAGCTCGGCGACAGGGCCCGCGTCTGCGGTCTGTACGACGCCCTCGGCGCCCCTCTCTACCACGACCTCGCCACCTACGACGACCCGGAGACCCGGGCCCTGCTGACCGCCGTGCGGACCACGCCCGGCCCCGTGCTCGACCTCGCGGCCGGCTCGGGACGCTTCACCCTGCCGCTGCTCGCCACCGGCCGGGAGGTCACCGCCCTCGACCTGTCCGCCGACATGCTGACCCTGCTGCGCACCGAACTCGACAGGGCTCCGGCGTCGATGCGGGCCCGCTGCACCGTGGTGCGGGGCGACATGTCCCGCTTCGCACTCGGACGGAGCTTCCCGCACATCCTGCTCGGCACCACCTCGCTCTCGCTCCTGGACGAGGAGGGCCGCGCGGGCCTGTACCGAAGCGTGCTGGCGCACCTGGCCGAGGGCGGCCGGTTCCTCCTGACCGTCCTGGAACGGGGCGACGGCGACGGCCCCGACGAGACGGCCGTACGGGTCACCGGAGCCGGCGGCACCGTCTACGAGCTCTACGAGCACTGGCCCGCCGGCGCCGACAGCCGCACCGTCACCCTGCTCCCCGCCGACCCGCCGCAGGACGACAGCCCCGTCACGGTCTGCACGGACCGGGTGGCCGTCCTCGACCTGCCGCGCCTGGAGGAAGAGCTCGCCGCATCCGGCCTGACCATCACCTCCCGCCTGCCCCTCTCCCCGCCCGGCGAGCGTCACCACGTGACGCTCCTGACCACGGAAGCCTCCCGATGA
- a CDS encoding hemerythrin domain-containing protein, translated as MPTPKSFSSENGLESLPPHFHGFALMHMAMRRDAARLRTAAPAWNGSGAEWWQRFREVVEWHHISEDDVLWPGLRRRDADFDAQARELHEDHEELDAAMAAVSTAIDRRGEDLVRAASTFEGVLRDHLRDEERIVFPVFDRLGERAYLAEERKVVSSAPMRVMTYLQPWMFDGASRRSVAHVSATIPPPVRLIGATLLKRRYERTLKGILT; from the coding sequence GTGCCCACTCCCAAGTCGTTCTCCAGCGAAAACGGACTGGAATCACTTCCCCCGCACTTCCACGGCTTCGCCCTGATGCACATGGCGATGCGACGCGACGCGGCCCGGCTGCGCACCGCCGCCCCCGCGTGGAACGGATCGGGAGCCGAGTGGTGGCAGAGGTTCCGCGAGGTCGTCGAATGGCACCACATCAGCGAGGACGACGTCCTGTGGCCCGGACTGCGCCGCAGGGACGCCGACTTCGACGCCCAGGCACGTGAACTGCACGAGGACCACGAGGAACTCGACGCGGCCATGGCGGCCGTGTCCACGGCGATAGACCGCCGCGGCGAGGACCTGGTCCGCGCCGCCTCGACCTTCGAAGGCGTGCTGCGCGACCACCTCCGCGACGAGGAGCGGATCGTCTTCCCGGTCTTCGACCGCCTCGGCGAACGCGCCTACCTGGCCGAGGAGCGCAAGGTCGTCTCCAGCGCCCCCATGCGCGTGATGACGTACCTCCAGCCGTGGATGTTCGACGGCGCGAGCCGCCGCTCCGTCGCCCACGTCTCCGCGACCATTCCGCCGCCCGTCCGGCTGATCGGTGCGACGCTGTTGAAGAGGCGGTACGAGCGCACGCTGAAGGGAATCCTGACGTGA
- a CDS encoding SDR family NAD(P)-dependent oxidoreductase gives MTVKAMGKAPERPVALVTGATSGIGLAVARDLGARGHRVFVCARTESAVKQTVEDLRAEGLTVEGAAADVRDRAAVEMLVAATVTAYGAPVSILVNNAGRSGGGATAGITDELWHDVIDTNLNSVFLLTREVLTSGGLGAEPWGRIINIASTAGKHGVLLGAPYSASKHAVIGFTKSLGKELAMTGTTVNAVCPGYVETPMAARVRSGYAQAWDTTEEYIQEQFEAKIPLGRYSSSAEVAGLVGYLTTDLAASITAQALNVCGGLGNY, from the coding sequence ATGACGGTGAAGGCGATGGGCAAGGCTCCCGAGAGGCCCGTGGCGCTGGTGACCGGGGCCACCAGCGGCATCGGGCTGGCCGTCGCCAGGGATCTGGGCGCCCGCGGCCACCGGGTGTTCGTCTGTGCCCGCACCGAGTCCGCGGTCAAGCAGACCGTGGAGGACCTGCGGGCCGAAGGGCTCACCGTGGAGGGCGCGGCCGCCGACGTGCGCGACCGCGCCGCCGTGGAGATGCTGGTCGCCGCGACCGTGACGGCGTACGGAGCGCCCGTCAGCATCCTCGTCAACAATGCGGGCCGCAGCGGCGGCGGCGCCACCGCGGGCATCACCGACGAGCTGTGGCACGACGTCATCGACACCAACCTCAACAGCGTGTTCCTGCTGACCCGCGAGGTGCTCACCAGCGGCGGCCTCGGCGCCGAACCCTGGGGGCGCATCATCAACATCGCCTCGACCGCGGGCAAGCACGGGGTGTTGCTCGGCGCCCCCTACTCGGCCTCCAAGCACGCGGTGATCGGCTTCACCAAGTCGCTCGGGAAGGAGCTCGCGATGACCGGGACCACCGTCAACGCGGTCTGCCCCGGCTACGTGGAGACGCCCATGGCGGCCCGAGTGCGCAGCGGGTACGCGCAGGCGTGGGACACCACCGAGGAGTACATCCAGGAGCAGTTCGAGGCCAAGATCCCGCTCGGCCGCTACTCGTCCTCCGCGGAGGTGGCGGGGTTGGTCGGCTACCTGACCACCGATCTGGCCGCCTCCATCACCGCCCAGGCGCTCAACGTGTGCGGCGGCCTCGGGAACTACTGA
- the gdhA gene encoding NADP-specific glutamate dehydrogenase: MPSTTTTERTTTAWLAALEQRIERRDPGEPEFHQAVREVLETLAPVFDARPELREARVMERIAEPERQILFRVVWQDDQGRTQVNRGFRVEFNSALGPYKGGLRFHPSVNLGIVKFLGFEQIFKNALTGLGIGGGKGGSDFDPRGRSDAEVMRFCQAFMTELHRHLGENTDVPAGDIGVGGREIGYLFGQYRRITNRWEAGVLTGKGIGWGGSQTRTEATGYGNVLFTSEMLKVRGEDLEGQRVTVSGSGNVAIYTAEKAQALGAHVLTVSDSGGYVIDEKGLDLELLKQIKEVERGRVSDYAERRGGSARYITGGSVWDVPSDVALPSATQNELTEADALNLVRGGVKAVSEGANMPTTPEAVRVLQAAGVAFGPGKAANAGGVATSALEMSQNAARTSWPFERVEEELAGVMRRIHDTAYETAERYGRSGDYVAGANLAGFERVADAMLAQGLI; the protein is encoded by the coding sequence ATGCCGTCGACGACCACCACCGAACGCACCACGACCGCCTGGCTCGCCGCGCTGGAGCAGCGGATCGAGCGCCGTGACCCCGGGGAGCCGGAGTTCCACCAGGCCGTGCGGGAGGTGCTGGAGACGCTCGCGCCGGTCTTCGACGCGCGCCCCGAGCTGCGCGAGGCCAGGGTGATGGAGCGGATCGCCGAGCCCGAGCGGCAGATCCTCTTCCGGGTGGTGTGGCAGGACGACCAGGGCCGTACGCAGGTCAACCGGGGCTTCCGGGTGGAGTTCAACAGCGCGCTCGGCCCGTACAAGGGCGGCCTGCGCTTCCACCCGTCGGTGAACCTCGGGATCGTGAAGTTCCTCGGGTTCGAGCAGATATTCAAGAACGCCTTGACCGGGCTGGGGATCGGTGGCGGCAAGGGTGGCAGCGACTTCGATCCGCGCGGGCGTTCCGATGCCGAAGTGATGCGGTTCTGCCAGGCCTTCATGACCGAGCTGCACCGTCACCTCGGTGAGAACACCGACGTCCCGGCCGGTGACATCGGCGTCGGCGGCCGCGAGATCGGCTACCTCTTCGGCCAGTACCGGCGCATCACCAATCGCTGGGAGGCCGGTGTCCTCACCGGCAAGGGGATCGGGTGGGGCGGCTCCCAGACGCGTACCGAGGCCACCGGCTACGGCAACGTGCTCTTCACCAGCGAGATGCTCAAGGTGCGCGGCGAGGACCTGGAGGGGCAGCGGGTCACCGTGTCCGGCTCCGGCAACGTCGCCATCTACACCGCCGAGAAGGCGCAGGCGCTGGGCGCGCACGTGCTGACCGTGTCGGACTCCGGCGGCTACGTCATCGACGAGAAGGGCCTCGACCTGGAACTGCTCAAGCAGATCAAGGAGGTCGAGCGGGGCCGGGTCAGCGACTACGCCGAGCGCCGCGGCGGCTCCGCCCGCTACATCACCGGCGGCAGCGTCTGGGACGTTCCGAGCGACGTGGCGCTGCCGTCCGCGACGCAGAACGAGCTGACCGAGGCCGACGCGCTGAACCTGGTGCGCGGCGGGGTGAAGGCGGTGTCGGAGGGCGCCAACATGCCGACCACGCCCGAGGCGGTACGCGTCCTGCAGGCGGCCGGCGTTGCCTTCGGCCCCGGGAAGGCCGCGAACGCGGGCGGGGTGGCCACCAGCGCCCTGGAGATGAGCCAGAACGCCGCCCGCACCTCGTGGCCGTTCGAGCGGGTCGAGGAGGAGCTGGCCGGGGTCATGCGTCGGATCCACGACACGGCGTACGAGACGGCCGAGCGCTACGGGCGCTCCGGCGACTACGTGGCGGGCGCGAACCTCGCCGGCTTCGAGCGGGTGGCGGACGCGATGCTGGCGCAGGGTCTGATCTGA
- a CDS encoding AMP-binding protein, translated as MNATPDHPELDQLSADLAGLLGRIGLDPAGEWPAGRDRIDVRFAAAAARHPGRIAAQDAEEKATYLELEWAADDIARRLSGRTGPGAAVAVRAQRSCMASAAVVGALRTGAAVLPLEPGHNAGLQEFLMRDAGAEMVVSDGGLLRDEIPVAKAGRFVIAVRPEVAMRREIPPYTAFMALPVGGDPGRAVALRPVTHLDVLSWVDSCVPMLETGPDDVWTYFHSMSLDLGMREMWGPLLSGGRAVVVDRETSSDARGFVRLLAEQQVTVVTQLPSAFARLTAAARGSSLPALRHVLLADEQVDSGVLADWRAARIAPQAVVRDVSGSPTIL; from the coding sequence ATGAACGCCACTCCGGACCATCCGGAGCTCGACCAGTTGTCCGCCGACCTGGCCGGCCTGCTCGGACGGATCGGGCTCGACCCGGCCGGCGAGTGGCCCGCGGGCCGGGACCGCATCGACGTCCGTTTCGCGGCCGCGGCCGCCCGCCACCCGGGCCGGATCGCCGCCCAGGACGCGGAGGAGAAGGCGACCTACCTGGAACTCGAGTGGGCCGCGGACGACATCGCGCGCCGCCTGTCGGGGCGGACCGGCCCCGGCGCGGCCGTAGCCGTGCGCGCACAGCGCTCCTGCATGGCGTCCGCCGCCGTGGTGGGCGCGCTGCGCACCGGGGCGGCGGTGCTGCCGCTGGAGCCCGGACACAACGCGGGGCTGCAGGAGTTCCTGATGCGCGACGCCGGCGCCGAGATGGTCGTCTCGGACGGTGGACTGCTGCGCGACGAGATCCCGGTGGCCAAGGCGGGCCGGTTCGTCATCGCCGTCCGGCCCGAGGTCGCGATGCGCCGCGAGATCCCGCCGTACACGGCCTTCATGGCACTGCCCGTGGGCGGCGATCCGGGGCGGGCGGTGGCCCTGCGGCCGGTGACCCACCTGGACGTGCTGTCGTGGGTGGACAGTTGCGTCCCGATGCTCGAGACGGGCCCGGACGACGTGTGGACGTACTTCCACTCCATGAGCCTGGACCTGGGCATGCGGGAGATGTGGGGGCCGCTGCTGTCGGGCGGGCGGGCCGTCGTCGTGGACCGCGAGACCTCGTCCGACGCGCGCGGGTTCGTCCGGCTGCTGGCCGAGCAGCAGGTGACGGTGGTGACGCAGCTGCCGTCCGCGTTCGCCCGGCTGACCGCGGCCGCGCGCGGGAGCAGCCTGCCGGCGCTGCGTCACGTCCTGCTGGCGGACGAGCAGGTGGACTCCGGCGTACTGGCCGACTGGCGGGCCGCCCGGATCGCGCCGCAGGCCGTCGTACGGGACGTGTCGGGGTCGCCGACCATCCTGTGA
- a CDS encoding AraC family transcriptional regulator, producing MDTLTGLLEGPKARGAFLLKSVFNPPWSLRVEDRAPLSVVTMVRGNAWLLPDHADPVQIRPGDVAVVRGPEAYAVADSRDTPVQITVGPEQRCSTEEGEDVTDTMALGVRTWGDGFQDAGSAVMLSGTYQAPSEIGRRLLSALPTILVRPAEAADNTLVTLLTSEISKDEPGQEIVLDRLLDLLLIGVLRTWLAAPGSGAPAWYRAQSDPVVGPALRLLHENPAHGWTVAELALKVGVSRASMARRFTDIVGEPPVAYLTGWRLALASDLLREPDATVATVARRVGYSSAFALSTAFKRVRGISPQEFRSGAGAGAVSAAAPPPDGQSPRTVVLPAP from the coding sequence ATGGACACGCTGACCGGTCTGCTGGAAGGGCCGAAGGCCCGGGGGGCCTTCCTCCTCAAGTCCGTCTTCAACCCGCCCTGGTCGCTGCGCGTCGAGGACCGGGCCCCGCTCTCCGTCGTCACGATGGTGCGCGGCAACGCCTGGCTGCTCCCCGACCACGCCGACCCGGTGCAGATCCGGCCGGGCGACGTGGCCGTCGTACGGGGCCCCGAGGCCTACGCGGTCGCCGACTCCCGGGACACTCCGGTCCAGATCACCGTCGGCCCGGAGCAGCGGTGCAGCACAGAGGAGGGGGAGGACGTCACCGACACCATGGCGCTGGGCGTACGCACCTGGGGCGACGGCTTTCAGGACGCCGGCTCGGCGGTCATGCTCAGCGGCACCTACCAGGCGCCGAGCGAGATCGGCCGCCGGCTGCTCAGCGCGCTGCCGACCATCCTCGTACGCCCGGCCGAGGCAGCCGACAACACCCTGGTCACCCTGCTGACCTCGGAGATCTCCAAGGACGAACCGGGGCAGGAGATCGTCCTCGACCGGCTCCTGGACCTCCTGCTGATCGGGGTCCTGCGGACCTGGTTGGCGGCGCCCGGCAGTGGCGCCCCCGCCTGGTACCGGGCCCAGAGCGATCCCGTGGTCGGACCCGCGCTGCGGCTGCTCCACGAGAACCCGGCGCACGGCTGGACCGTCGCGGAACTCGCCCTGAAGGTGGGTGTCTCGCGGGCCTCCATGGCCCGCCGGTTCACCGACATCGTGGGCGAGCCCCCGGTGGCCTACCTGACCGGCTGGCGTCTCGCCCTGGCATCCGACCTGCTCCGCGAACCGGACGCCACGGTCGCCACGGTGGCCCGGCGCGTGGGCTACAGCTCGGCGTTCGCCCTCTCGACCGCCTTCAAGCGGGTCCGCGGCATCAGCCCCCAGGAGTTCCGCAGCGGCGCCGGAGCCGGCGCCGTCTCCGCGGCCGCCCCGCCCCCGGACGGGCAGTCGCCGCGCACGGTGGTGCTGCCCGCGCCCTGA
- a CDS encoding NAD(P)H-binding protein — protein MTQNTNITLVIGGHGKTGRRVAEKLSAQGRQVRIGSRSGEPAFDWHEPSTWVPALQGVDRVYVTYYPDLAFPGAAEQVAEFSKVAVANGARRLVLLSGRGEEAAEVSENNLKASGADWTIVRSSWFNQNFNESFFLEPVLAGEIALPTGDAVEAFVDADDIADVVVAALTDDKHIGKTYELSGPRLLSYSDVAVELSKATGREIKYISVTNEEYRAVLRENGLPEEFADLFTMILDGRNAHLVHGVEEALGRKPKDFADFAREAAKTGVWNV, from the coding sequence ATGACTCAGAACACGAACATCACCCTCGTCATCGGCGGCCACGGCAAGACCGGACGCCGCGTCGCCGAGAAGCTTTCCGCCCAGGGCCGCCAGGTCCGCATCGGATCCCGCAGCGGCGAGCCCGCATTCGACTGGCACGAGCCCTCCACCTGGGTGCCGGCGCTGCAGGGCGTCGACCGGGTGTACGTGACCTACTACCCCGACCTCGCCTTCCCGGGTGCGGCCGAGCAGGTTGCCGAGTTCTCCAAGGTGGCCGTCGCCAACGGCGCGCGCCGCCTGGTGCTGCTGTCGGGCCGCGGCGAGGAGGCCGCGGAGGTCAGCGAGAACAACCTGAAGGCCTCCGGCGCGGACTGGACCATCGTCCGCTCCAGCTGGTTCAACCAGAACTTCAACGAGAGCTTCTTCCTGGAGCCCGTCCTGGCCGGCGAGATCGCCCTGCCGACCGGTGACGCCGTGGAGGCCTTCGTCGACGCCGACGACATCGCGGACGTCGTCGTGGCCGCGCTGACCGACGACAAGCACATCGGCAAGACCTACGAGCTGTCCGGCCCGCGCCTGCTCAGCTACAGCGACGTCGCCGTCGAGCTGTCGAAGGCCACCGGCCGCGAGATCAAGTACATCTCCGTCACCAACGAGGAGTACCGCGCGGTCCTGCGCGAGAACGGCCTCCCGGAGGAGTTCGCCGACCTCTTCACGATGATCCTCGACGGCCGCAACGCGCACCTGGTGCACGGCGTGGAGGAGGCCCTGGGCCGCAAGCCCAAGGACTTCGCGGACTTCGCCCGGGAGGCGGCGAAGACCGGCGTCTGGAACGTCTGA
- a CDS encoding GNAT family N-acetyltransferase, translating into MITTPSPSSPSLRLEPVTSANFDTVCAVEIRADQSHLVSPVVKSLAEAYVHGEVARPRAIVDGGEVVGFVMAFHDFAWNPAEDPADRRSGIWRLNIAAGHQGKGYGRFAVREVIEEIRRRGGSQAYVTWHAGEGSPEQFYLGLGFHPTGELSGDQPVGVLPLTT; encoded by the coding sequence ATGATCACCACCCCCTCCCCGTCGTCCCCCTCTCTCCGGCTGGAACCCGTCACCTCGGCCAACTTCGACACGGTGTGCGCGGTGGAGATCCGAGCGGACCAGAGCCACCTCGTCTCCCCCGTGGTGAAGTCGCTGGCCGAGGCGTACGTCCACGGCGAGGTCGCCCGGCCGCGGGCCATCGTCGACGGCGGTGAGGTGGTCGGCTTCGTCATGGCGTTCCACGACTTCGCCTGGAACCCGGCCGAGGACCCCGCCGACCGGCGCTCGGGCATCTGGCGCCTGAACATCGCCGCCGGCCACCAGGGCAAGGGATACGGCCGCTTCGCCGTGCGGGAGGTCATCGAGGAGATCCGCCGCCGGGGCGGCTCGCAGGCGTACGTCACCTGGCACGCGGGCGAGGGCAGCCCCGAGCAGTTCTACCTGGGCCTGGGCTTCCACCCCACCGGCGAACTCAGCGGCGACCAGCCGGTGGGCGTACTCCCCCTGACAACCTGA
- a CDS encoding helix-turn-helix transcriptional regulator, with amino-acid sequence MGNLLDFLGVNEEEERLYRALLRRDSSSPVPGSREPDPDTPTPAEEQALDRLVVLGLATRNTHGAVRPVPPPRAVDALIDGRLRRLREDLESETTRHGIIESLFLERWTAEPSARADADDDSQMITALHGIEAVREAIDKLTFFARTEDLTTEPTGVLTEESIAVSHPINMRLLRRGVRMRMIMGSAIMQDDTTLAYMRDLVSHGAEVRVSHHPIERVIIVDRSAALTPIDPSHTSVGALLVRETGLVSTLVTLFERMWEAAQELPGEEADMPSAIEREILAMLREADKDETAARRLGVSVRTYRKHLATIMRRLGAANRVEAALLAHEKGWLN; translated from the coding sequence ATGGGCAATCTGCTCGATTTCTTGGGCGTGAACGAGGAAGAGGAGCGCTTGTACCGCGCCCTCCTGCGTCGCGACTCGTCCTCGCCCGTCCCCGGCTCCCGGGAACCCGATCCGGACACCCCCACGCCGGCCGAGGAGCAGGCCCTCGACAGGTTGGTGGTGCTGGGGCTCGCCACCCGGAACACCCACGGCGCGGTACGCCCGGTCCCTCCGCCCCGGGCCGTGGACGCCCTGATCGACGGCCGTCTGCGCCGTCTGCGGGAGGACTTGGAAAGCGAGACCACGCGGCACGGGATCATCGAGTCCCTGTTCCTGGAACGCTGGACGGCCGAGCCGTCGGCACGCGCGGACGCGGACGACGACAGCCAGATGATCACGGCGCTGCACGGGATCGAGGCGGTCCGGGAAGCCATCGACAAGCTGACCTTCTTCGCCCGGACCGAAGACCTGACCACGGAGCCGACCGGCGTCCTGACCGAGGAGTCGATCGCCGTCTCGCACCCGATCAACATGCGGTTGCTGCGCCGTGGCGTGCGCATGCGCATGATCATGGGGTCGGCGATCATGCAGGACGACACCACGCTCGCCTACATGCGCGACCTGGTCTCCCACGGAGCCGAGGTCCGGGTCTCCCACCATCCGATCGAGCGCGTGATCATCGTCGACCGGTCGGCCGCGCTGACCCCCATCGACCCGTCCCACACCTCGGTGGGAGCGCTGCTGGTGCGCGAGACCGGCCTGGTCTCCACCCTGGTCACGCTCTTCGAGCGCATGTGGGAGGCGGCGCAGGAACTCCCCGGTGAGGAAGCGGACATGCCGTCCGCCATCGAACGCGAGATCCTCGCCATGCTCAGGGAAGCCGACAAGGACGAGACGGCGGCGCGGCGCCTCGGGGTGTCCGTGCGCACCTACCGCAAGCACCTGGCCACCATCATGCGCCGCCTCGGCGCCGCCAACAGGGTGGAGGCCGCGCTCCTCGCGCACGAAAAGGGCTGGCTGAACTGA